ACAGACCCGTTCGAGGAAGTACCGGTCGTGCGTCACCATCAGCAGGGTGAGGGTGGAGGTTTGGAGCCATTCCTCGAGCCATTCGATCATGTCCAGGTCGAGGTGGTTGGTCGGCTCATCCATGATGATGAGGTCCGGCTCGTCGATGATGAGTTTGGCCAGGGCGACGCGCTTACGTTGGCCACCGGAGAGGGTGGATACCTTTTGGTCGTAGCGGTCCACGTTGAGTTTGGAGAGAACTTCTTTGATGCGGGCTTCGATGTCCCAGGCGCGTAGCTCATCCATTTTGGCGGAGGCCTTTAGCAGGCGCTCGACCTTGTCGGGGTGGGAGAGGGCCTCCTCGTAGTCCCGTACCGCGCGGACGACGGGGTTGTCGCTATCGAAAACGGCGTCCATTACCGTGGCGTTCTCCCCGAAGTCTGGCTCCTGAGGCAGGTAGGCCAACCGGGCATCCTTGTGGACGTAGCGTTCGGACCCGAGGCCTTCGGGTAGGTCCACGGCCGCGGCGACCCGCAACAGGGTGGATTTGCCGGTGCCGTTCTTGGCGACGAGGGCCACTTTCGTCCCCCTCGCCACCTGCAGGCTGACGCGATCAAACAGGACTTTATCGCCGTAGATCTTGGAGACGTCGGTGAGTTCTAGGTAGACCATAGCTTGTTGGGAGTATCGGGTAGGAAGGAGTCGACTACTGCGGTAGCTGGAGGGCGAAGGTAACTTTTTGGCGGGGGACTACTTAGTCCGGCAACGGAGCGGAATTTTGCGTTGGTTTGGAATTGCCGCAGAGCAAAAATCCGAACAAAGTCTTCCTAAGCCGGCGTCCCCTTCGCCTTAGCTGTGGGTTCGGCTTCTACGGCGATATCAAACTGCCGGGAGGTGGCCCGGACGGCGGCGGCCAGTTCGGGTAACCAGTCACTGTTCCGCTCGAGGGCGTTACCAACGACGATCATGTCAGCACCGGCGTCAAGCGCTGCCGTGGCGCGTTCGGGCGTACGGATCCCGCCACCAACAATGATGGGGAGGTCGACTTCGTGGCGCACGGTAGCGATGAATTCGGGGGAAATCGGGTTCTGGGCACCGCTGCCGGCATCGAGGTAGATCAGCCGCATGCCAAGTTGCTCTCCCGCCAGGGCGGTAGCTGCGGCAATGCTGGGTTTATCCGCCGGGATGGGCGTCGTATTGCTCATGTAAGAGACCGAAGTGGGCTTGCCACCATCCACTAGGAGGTAGCCAGTAGGGATGGTCTCCAGTTTCATCTGCTTGAGCCTCCCCGCAACCTGCACGTGGCGTCCGATGAGGAGATCAGGGTTACGACCGGAGAGCAGGGAGAGGAGCAAGATGGCATCCGCTTCCTTATCCAACTGGTAGGTGGAACCGGGGAAGAGGATCACCGGGGTGTTCTCTACATGTCCCTTCAAAAATTTCAGGTAATAAGCCGCCTGCGGTGCGTTGACGAGGCTGCCTCCCCAGAGGAAAAGGTCCACGTGGCCCTCGTTGGCGTAGTTGGCCAGTTGCAACAGATTGTCCCGCCGGGCCTTGTCCGGATCGATCAGTACCGCCAGCAATTTGTTGCCGGAAGCCCGGGCGTCGGTGAGCGTGGGATATACCATAGGTGGGAAGCTGTTGGCGGGCTAAGGTAGGGTTTATTAGTCTACAGTCTGTAGTCTATAGTTAACAGTCTGTAGTCTATGGTTAACAGTCTGTAGTCTATGGTCTGTAGTCTATAGTCGGGAACCACACTTCCTTAGGTGAACTTGTCGGCGAATGTTTCAGGGTTGCGAATCATGTTCATCAACAAGCGGTTGACTTCGATTACCTGTCCGTGCAAATCGAGAAAGGTATCGTTGTTGATGTAATTACATCTTCTGGCGAATCTGAGCCAGCATTCCGTTTCGTAGGCCTCACCTAAAGAGTCGGTTAATTTGGAGATGAAATGCTTAGGGTACCTCCGTTTAGCGTAACTCTCGGCGATATTACTACAGACAGACCGAGAAGAACGCCTGATTTGGTCCGTCAGACTCCTGTCCTCAATACGCGGGAATGCCTTGCTGGTCTCAAATACCGCGTGCGCAAGAAGTTCCGCTTTTTCAAAAGCATAAAGCTTGGTATAGCCACTGTACATAATCCTAGATTTTTAACAAAGGACGAGTACCACACAAACTTTACCCAAATATAACCGTATACTTTCGTTTAAATACGCATGAAAACGCTATTCTACAGACTACAGACTACAGACTACAGACTACAGACTACAGACTACAGACTACAGACTACAGACTAGACTACAGACTACAGACTACAGACTACAGACTACAGACTACAGACTACAGACTACAGACTAAAAAAGCCCTAATCCCACAAAGAGATCAGAGCTTTTTAAAGTGCCCAGAACAGGAGTCGAACCTGCACGCTCGCAATGAGCACCAGCCCCTCAAGCTGGCGTGTCTACCAATTCCACCATCTGGGCGTGGGGTAGCGCGTTTAAGCGGATGCAAAAGTACTACGCTAGTCTGAAGTGAACAAGAGATTACAGAAAAATAGTTGCTGCGGCGTCGGGGAATGTCGCAAGGTGGAAAGAGTAGATGGCCAGCAATGAACCAGGGCGTGAATCCCTTAATGTTGGCTTTACGGTGGATACCTATCTTTCCGGCCACAACCCAACTACCAATGATGCGTCCTCTGCTCCTGCTTGCCCTATCCCTCCTCCTTTGCACCTGCGGCAGCGCCCCCGAGAAGACGAGCGGGCAGGTTTTTCGTTACGGTGACGACGTAAGCCAGCTCATCCAATCCGGACCCATGCTGGGGTACAACGAGCAGCGGGAAGCCATGATCTGGGTCCAGACCCAACGGCCCGCGCAAGTGAAAGTGGCGTATACGAATGACGCCGGCGAGCGACGCGAAACCGCCACCGTGAGCACTAACAGCGAAAGCGCTTACACCGCAAAACTGGTCGCCAACGCCGTGGAACCCGGTGAGCACTATACCTACGAAGTGATCGTGAACGGCAAAGCGATGACCTTCCCTTACCCAACGGAATTCACCACCCAACCCACTTGGCGCTGGCGGGGAGACGCGCCCGATTTCACGGTTGCGTTGGGCAGTTGCACCTACGTGAATGAAGCAAAGTACGACCGACCCGGCACCGGCTACGGAGACAACTACAAGATCTTCAAAGCCATCAACGAAAAGCAACCGGACGCCATGATCTGGCTGGGCGACAACACCTACTTACGCGAACCCGATTGGTACACCCGCACCGGATACCAACGCCGCTACACCCATACCCGATCGCTGCCGGAAATGCAAGCCCTCCTGGCCCGCACCCACCACTACGCGACCTGGGACGACCACGATTACGGGCCCAACAACTCCGACCGCAGCTGGGTCAATCGGGAATTGGCCAAGGAAACTTTTGATCTGTTCTGGGCCAACCCCAGCAGCGGCCTCAAAGAAAATGAGATCCGCAACGGCACCCGCGGCATCACGACCCAATTCCGCTACAACGACGTGGATTTCTTCCTGCTCGACAACCGCTCCTTCCGCACCCCGAACGATCAGGTGCGCGGCGATAACCGAACCCTCCTCGGCCAAACCCAACTCGATTGGCTCATCGATAACCTCGTCTTCAGCGACGCGCCCTGGAAAATGGTGTGCGTGGGCGGGCAGGTCCTCAACTCCTTCGCCGGCCACGAAAATTACGTGAACCTGGCCCCCGAGGAACTACGCTACCTACTGGCCCGCATCACCGAAGAAAACATCGAAGGCGTCGTCTTCCTCACCGGTGATCGCCACCACTCGGAACTCTCCGAACTGAAACTGGCCAACGGTGCCACGGTCTACGACGTAACGATCTCCCCCCTCACCGCCGGCATCGCGGGCAGCCAGGACGAAGTGAATCGCAACCGCGTGGAAGGCACCCACGTGCTGAAGAATAACTTTGGTCTCCTAAAATTTTCCGGCCCCGCTGGCGCCCGCCGGCTGACGGTTGGCGCGTATGATGTTTTGGGGGAGGTGATTTGGGAGAAAACCCTTTAGATTCTCGATTCTCGATTCTCGATTGGCGATTCTTGATTGGCTACCGCACGGCTTTGTCGCACTGCGTGCTCCCGCAAATGTGATCGTATCACCTATGTTAGCAAAGAGTTAGCAACGCCAGCTTGAGCAGCGGCGGAAGCCGAGCGCAGCGAGAGTAACAGCGGCAGCCAATCAGTCCTCACTTATCGTGTGCACGAAGTACTGCGAAGCAAATCGAGAATCGAGAATCAAACGAGCGCAGCGAGAGTAACAGCGGCAGCCAATCAGTCCTCACTTATCGAGAATCGAGAATCGAGAATCAAGCGAGCGCAGCGCAGCGCCTAGTCATTAAAAACCTCCACATCCCGATTCTTCACCACCAAATCCGTAAACTTCCCCTTAAACCGGGTAGCCTTTACGATGTGGTTATCGATCCAGTGGTAGTTGCCGCCACGGGGCTTGCCCATGAGCATGGTGTGCCACTTGAAGTTGTGCTTGTCGAGC
The Lewinella sp. 4G2 genome window above contains:
- a CDS encoding alkaline phosphatase, giving the protein MMRPLLLLALSLLLCTCGSAPEKTSGQVFRYGDDVSQLIQSGPMLGYNEQREAMIWVQTQRPAQVKVAYTNDAGERRETATVSTNSESAYTAKLVANAVEPGEHYTYEVIVNGKAMTFPYPTEFTTQPTWRWRGDAPDFTVALGSCTYVNEAKYDRPGTGYGDNYKIFKAINEKQPDAMIWLGDNTYLREPDWYTRTGYQRRYTHTRSLPEMQALLARTHHYATWDDHDYGPNNSDRSWVNRELAKETFDLFWANPSSGLKENEIRNGTRGITTQFRYNDVDFFLLDNRSFRTPNDQVRGDNRTLLGQTQLDWLIDNLVFSDAPWKMVCVGGQVLNSFAGHENYVNLAPEELRYLLARITEENIEGVVFLTGDRHHSELSELKLANGATVYDVTISPLTAGIAGSQDEVNRNRVEGTHVLKNNFGLLKFSGPAGARRLTVGAYDVLGEVIWEKTL
- a CDS encoding geranylgeranylglyceryl/heptaprenylglyceryl phosphate synthase — protein: MVYPTLTDARASGNKLLAVLIDPDKARRDNLLQLANYANEGHVDLFLWGGSLVNAPQAAYYLKFLKGHVENTPVILFPGSTYQLDKEADAILLLSLLSGRNPDLLIGRHVQVAGRLKQMKLETIPTGYLLVDGGKPTSVSYMSNTTPIPADKPSIAAATALAGEQLGMRLIYLDAGSGAQNPISPEFIATVRHEVDLPIIVGGGIRTPERATAALDAGADMIVVGNALERNSDWLPELAAAVRATSRQFDIAVEAEPTAKAKGTPA
- a CDS encoding four helix bundle protein, which codes for MYSGYTKLYAFEKAELLAHAVFETSKAFPRIEDRSLTDQIRRSSRSVCSNIAESYAKRRYPKHFISKLTDSLGEAYETECWLRFARRCNYINNDTFLDLHGQVIEVNRLLMNMIRNPETFADKFT